One genomic window of Nicotiana sylvestris chromosome 10, ASM39365v2, whole genome shotgun sequence includes the following:
- the LOC138880166 gene encoding uncharacterized protein: MTGLNCIEEYESQVVGVEFPEGAEAWNLKFNYSVQAAADEGKKKKLAQENKALKAQIQKMRIAAKNQERSRADERLISGLRKKVIECQDDLEKSEASLARVRAQLAKNAKGRTEFVRQLKRKYEDTVTDLKRKLTTLENEAAKQARNFKDEREHSYALMSQMEEDMQ; the protein is encoded by the exons ATGACTGGTCTGAATTGCATCGAAGAGTACGAGAGCCAAGTGGTGGGTGTTGAATTTCCAGAAGGTGCAGAGGCTTG GAACCTCAAGTTTAACTATAGTGTCCAAGCTGCTGCAGATGAAGGGAAAAAGAAGAAGCTGGCTCAGGAAAACAAAGCCCTTAAAGCTCAGATCcagaaaatgagaatagctgctaAAAACCAGGAAAGAAGTCgagcagatgaaaggcttataagtggTCTTCGAAAGAAAGTaattgagtgtcaagatgacttaGAAAAATCTGAGGCTAGTCTAGCAAGAGTCCGAGCACAACTGGCAAAGAATGCAAAAGGACGGACGGAATTTGTGCGGCAGTTGAAGAGAAAATATGAGGATACAGTCACCGATTTGAAGAGAAAGTTAACTACCCTTGAAAATGAGGCGGCCAAACAAGCTAGGAACTTTAAAGACGAAAGGGAACATTCCTATGCCTTGATGTCCCAGATGGAGGAAGATATGCAATAA